From a region of the Bacteroidales bacterium genome:
- a CDS encoding GH3 auxin-responsive promoter family protein, whose translation MALRNSVISWIMKKRMHQIELFIKYPHDVQEEWFKTLLFRANDTEWGKKYDYRSINNIHQYRERLPISGYEDLKPFIDRTRLGEQNILWPSDIKWYAKSSGTTAGKSKYIPVSKHALEECHFKGGKDMLSLYVNSHPETLIFDGKSIGMGGSNRINEVNNEAYYEGDLSSILIQNLPFWVEMSRTPNLAVALMEEWEEKINKMAQITMQQDVTAIAGVPSWTMVLIKKILELKGEENIKNVWPNFEAFFWGGVNFEPYRKQFNHLFADEPINYWQTYNASEGFFGIQDKLEADDMLLMLDYGIFYEFMPMSQLEEETPKTISLDEVILGVDYALIISTNAGLWRYKIGDTIRFTSLNPYRIKVSGRTKNFINAVGEEVIIDNADKAISIACEKSNAWVNEYTASPVYSLNENTASHEWVFEFEKAPDNIAVFVDALDDALKSLNSDYEAKRYKNMVLQEPVVHIAKQGTFYKWLKMKNKLGGQHKVPRLANNREYMDEILKIM comes from the coding sequence ATGGCATTACGAAATTCTGTTATAAGTTGGATCATGAAAAAGCGGATGCATCAAATCGAGCTTTTCATTAAATATCCGCATGATGTTCAAGAGGAATGGTTTAAAACCTTGTTGTTTAGAGCTAATGATACGGAATGGGGTAAAAAATATGATTATAGATCAATCAATAATATCCACCAATATAGAGAGAGGCTTCCTATCTCCGGTTATGAAGATTTAAAACCTTTTATTGATCGTACACGTCTTGGCGAACAAAACATATTATGGCCATCTGACATAAAATGGTATGCCAAATCAAGCGGAACTACTGCCGGTAAGAGTAAATATATTCCGGTAAGTAAACATGCTCTTGAAGAATGTCATTTTAAGGGAGGAAAAGATATGCTTTCATTATACGTTAATAGTCATCCCGAAACACTCATCTTTGATGGTAAAAGTATAGGAATGGGTGGTAGTAATCGTATTAATGAAGTAAATAATGAAGCTTATTATGAGGGTGATTTGTCGTCGATATTAATTCAGAACTTACCATTTTGGGTTGAGATGAGCAGAACTCCAAATCTTGCTGTTGCATTAATGGAAGAATGGGAAGAGAAGATAAATAAGATGGCGCAAATTACTATGCAACAAGATGTTACTGCTATTGCGGGAGTGCCTTCATGGACAATGGTTTTGATTAAAAAAATCTTAGAGCTTAAAGGCGAAGAAAATATTAAGAATGTTTGGCCAAACTTTGAAGCCTTTTTTTGGGGAGGCGTAAATTTTGAACCTTATCGTAAACAGTTTAATCACTTATTTGCTGATGAACCGATAAATTATTGGCAAACATATAATGCTTCTGAAGGTTTTTTTGGTATCCAGGACAAGCTTGAAGCCGATGATATGTTGCTAATGTTAGATTACGGTATATTTTATGAGTTTATGCCTATGTCTCAGCTCGAAGAAGAAACCCCAAAAACTATTAGTTTGGATGAGGTAATATTAGGTGTAGATTATGCTTTAATTATTAGTACCAATGCAGGTTTATGGCGTTATAAAATAGGAGATACCATTCGTTTTACTTCATTAAATCCTTATAGGATAAAGGTAAGTGGTAGGACAAAAAATTTTATTAATGCCGTTGGTGAAGAAGTGATAATAGATAATGCCGATAAAGCTATCTCTATTGCTTGTGAAAAATCTAATGCTTGGGTAAACGAATATACTGCAAGTCCGGTTTATTCATTAAACGAGAATACTGCAAGTCATGAATGGGTTTTTGAGTTTGAGAAAGCTCCCGATAATATAGCTGTTTTTGTAGATGCTCTCGATGATGCACTAAAATCGCTTAACTCTGATTATGAGGCAAAGCGTTATAAGAATATGGTTTTGCAGGAACCTGTAGTTCATATTGCTAAGCAAGGTACTTTTTATAAGTGGTTAAAAATGAAGAATAAATTAGGAGGACAACATAAAGTCCCTCGTTTGGCTAATAATAGAGAGTATATGGATGAGATATTGAAAATAATGTAA
- the pdxA gene encoding 4-hydroxythreonine-4-phosphate dehydrogenase PdxA: MDNRRNKIQNTIVGISQGDYNGISYEIVLKTFSDKRMFDFSTNVLYGSAEIANFFLKNLGMSNYALNITKNISNLKSNKLNIITINNNDLDIELGKSTRKAGEMAFNSLEAAIEDLKKRKINVLVTAPINKDNIQSDKFQFAGHTGYLAKEFNTEDYLMLMVQQNLRIGVITDHIPLKDVAESITTELIDKKIKVLNRSLEYDFAIRKPKIAILGLNPHASDNGLIGTEEKEIISPAIKKAQKEGMLVYGPYPADGFFASENYKNFDGILAMYHDQGLIPFKTLAFKDGVNFTAGLPVVRTSPAHGTAYDLSGKNLASPDSFRQAVYLGVDIYKNRKIYDEFSKNPLKSALKKINHRLIKDEDASILPDENGDKSSGLPY; this comes from the coding sequence ATGGATAATCGACGAAATAAGATTCAAAATACTATAGTAGGAATTAGTCAGGGCGACTACAATGGAATAAGCTACGAGATAGTATTAAAGACATTCAGCGATAAACGCATGTTTGATTTTTCAACAAACGTACTTTATGGTTCTGCAGAAATAGCTAACTTTTTCCTTAAAAACCTCGGTATGTCAAATTATGCTCTGAACATAACTAAAAATATATCCAACCTTAAATCGAACAAACTAAATATTATAACAATCAATAACAATGACTTAGATATTGAGCTTGGTAAATCGACTAGAAAAGCGGGAGAAATGGCTTTTAATTCTTTAGAAGCTGCTATTGAAGATCTGAAAAAAAGAAAGATTAATGTATTGGTTACAGCGCCAATCAACAAAGACAATATCCAATCGGATAAATTCCAATTTGCAGGTCATACCGGTTATTTGGCTAAAGAATTTAATACTGAAGATTATCTGATGCTGATGGTGCAACAAAATTTACGTATTGGTGTAATTACCGATCATATCCCTTTAAAAGATGTAGCGGAAAGCATAACGACAGAGCTTATAGATAAAAAAATAAAAGTACTCAATCGCTCTTTAGAGTATGATTTTGCAATAAGAAAACCAAAAATTGCTATTCTTGGTCTAAATCCACATGCTTCGGATAATGGTTTAATAGGTACAGAAGAAAAAGAAATTATTAGTCCTGCAATAAAAAAAGCACAAAAAGAAGGAATGTTAGTATATGGTCCTTATCCTGCTGATGGATTTTTCGCCTCAGAAAATTATAAAAATTTCGACGGTATTTTAGCTATGTATCACGATCAGGGGTTAATTCCATTTAAAACTTTAGCTTTTAAAGATGGCGTTAATTTTACTGCCGGATTACCTGTTGTTCGTACTTCACCGGCTCATGGTACAGCTTACGATTTATCAGGCAAAAATCTTGCTTCGCCCGATTCATTCCGTCAAGCGGTTTATTTAGGAGTTGACATATACAAAAACAGAAAAATATATGATGAGTTTAGTAAAAATCCTTTAAAATCAGCACTGAAAAAAATTAATCATAGATTAATTAAAGATGAGGATGCCTCAATACTTCCCGATGAAAATGGTGATAAATCATCAGGATTACCTTATTAA
- a CDS encoding bifunctional UDP-N-acetylmuramoyl-tripeptide:D-alanyl-D-alanine ligase/alanine racemase, which produces MYNISTIVSVVNGELLSSGTKDSKINDILIDSRKLISPKETLFIALKTKKNDGHKYILSLYRRGLRNFLISVPPENIESFKDANFIIVEDTLAALQLLVSDKRRKFDIPVIGITGSNGKTIIKEWLFQMLQADKNIIRSPKSYNSQIGVPLSVWQMKPTHELAIFEAGISETDEMQKLQAIIQPTIGIFTNIGQAHDENFINTNQKIGEKLKLFTKVDTLIYNLDHSEIQGIIIRSQINESVKSFTWSTKQAADLQITKSEKVENSTFLNALFKEEEIDIRIPFIDAASIENSCHVWATMLYLGYDNKVIKERMLQLNPVAMRLELKEGINNCSIINDSYNSDINSLSIALDFLNQQNQHNKKTLILSDILQSGKSDMDLYQDISLLLNEKSVDRLIGIGSAISRMRDKFNLESHFFPTTEEFLSKFPFTNFQNESILLKGARFFEFERISKVLQQKSHQTVLEINLDAMISNLNYFRLKLKPETKMMIMVKAFSYGSGSYEIANIMQYFRADYLAVAYADEGVELRKSGINLPIMVMSPDEQSFDSILKYDLEPEIYSFTILNKLEEAIKRNILPKNKPIKIHLKVDTGMHRLGFESEDIEQLILRLKANKQIYTTSIFSHLAASDDARFDEFTHEQVAKLNELSEKIQAECNHHILKHVLNSAGISRFPEYQLDMVRLGIGLYGISPNPEEEKNLRNIGSLKTSITQIKQVKSGESIGYNRAYLCKEDKTIGIIPIGYADGLNRMLGNEKSSLVINGIKVPIIGNICMDMCMVDLSGIEAEEGDEIIIFSNQQHIRELANIAQTIPYEILSGISRRVKRVYFKE; this is translated from the coding sequence ATGTATAACATTTCCACAATAGTCTCAGTCGTAAACGGAGAACTGCTATCCTCCGGTACTAAAGATTCAAAGATTAACGATATTCTTATTGATAGCCGGAAGCTGATTTCTCCAAAAGAAACACTTTTCATTGCCCTAAAAACAAAAAAAAACGACGGCCATAAATATATCCTATCACTTTACAGAAGAGGACTAAGAAATTTCTTGATTTCTGTTCCTCCGGAAAACATTGAAAGTTTTAAAGATGCAAATTTTATTATTGTAGAAGATACACTTGCAGCTCTTCAGCTTTTAGTTAGTGATAAGAGGAGAAAATTTGATATTCCTGTTATAGGAATAACCGGCAGCAACGGTAAAACCATAATAAAAGAATGGTTGTTTCAAATGCTCCAAGCTGATAAAAATATTATTCGTAGTCCTAAAAGTTACAATTCTCAGATAGGTGTTCCACTGAGTGTTTGGCAAATGAAACCCACACACGAATTAGCAATTTTTGAAGCGGGTATTTCGGAAACCGACGAAATGCAAAAACTTCAAGCCATTATTCAACCTACTATTGGTATTTTTACAAATATAGGGCAAGCACACGATGAGAATTTTATAAATACAAATCAGAAAATTGGAGAAAAACTTAAACTATTTACCAAAGTCGATACTTTAATTTACAATTTAGACCATTCTGAAATTCAAGGTATTATTATCCGATCTCAAATTAACGAAAGCGTTAAATCTTTTACTTGGAGTACAAAACAAGCTGCAGACTTACAAATTACAAAATCGGAAAAAGTTGAAAATAGCACTTTTTTAAATGCATTGTTTAAAGAAGAAGAAATAGATATTAGGATTCCATTTATTGATGCCGCTTCTATAGAAAACAGCTGTCACGTTTGGGCAACAATGCTTTATTTGGGTTATGATAATAAAGTTATTAAAGAGCGAATGCTACAACTAAATCCGGTAGCTATGCGCCTTGAGTTAAAAGAAGGGATAAATAATTGCTCTATAATCAACGACAGTTATAATTCGGATATTAACTCACTATCTATTGCTCTCGATTTTCTTAATCAACAAAATCAACATAATAAAAAAACTCTTATTCTCTCCGATATTCTGCAAAGCGGGAAAAGTGATATGGACTTATATCAAGACATCTCGCTTTTGCTTAATGAAAAAAGTGTAGATAGACTGATTGGTATAGGCTCTGCTATCTCGCGTATGCGCGATAAATTCAATTTGGAAAGCCACTTCTTCCCGACTACAGAAGAATTTCTAAGCAAATTTCCGTTTACCAATTTTCAAAACGAAAGTATACTTCTAAAAGGAGCTCGTTTCTTTGAGTTTGAACGGATATCAAAAGTGCTACAACAAAAATCTCATCAAACGGTATTAGAGATTAACCTCGATGCTATGATTAGTAATCTCAATTACTTCCGCTTAAAGTTAAAGCCGGAAACCAAAATGATGATTATGGTAAAAGCCTTTTCGTATGGCAGCGGTAGTTACGAGATTGCAAATATTATGCAGTATTTCAGAGCCGATTATTTAGCTGTTGCCTACGCAGATGAAGGCGTTGAACTCAGAAAATCGGGGATAAACCTACCTATTATGGTTATGAGTCCCGATGAGCAAAGCTTTGACAGTATACTAAAATACGATTTGGAACCCGAAATATATAGTTTTACTATTTTAAATAAACTGGAAGAAGCAATAAAAAGGAATATTCTGCCTAAGAATAAACCTATAAAAATTCACCTGAAAGTTGATACGGGAATGCATCGCCTTGGTTTTGAATCAGAGGATATTGAACAACTTATTCTTCGATTAAAAGCCAATAAGCAAATCTATACAACTTCTATATTCTCCCATTTGGCAGCAAGCGACGATGCTCGTTTTGATGAATTTACTCACGAGCAAGTAGCTAAACTAAATGAGCTTAGCGAAAAAATACAGGCCGAATGCAATCATCATATTTTAAAACATGTTTTAAACTCAGCAGGCATCAGCCGATTTCCTGAATATCAATTAGATATGGTACGTTTGGGGATTGGATTATACGGTATATCGCCAAATCCGGAAGAAGAAAAAAACTTAAGAAATATCGGAAGTTTAAAAACAAGTATAACTCAAATTAAACAAGTAAAAAGTGGAGAAAGCATAGGCTATAACAGAGCTTATCTTTGCAAAGAAGACAAAACTATCGGCATAATTCCTATTGGATATGCAGACGGTCTTAACAGAATGCTTGGTAACGAAAAAAGCAGTCTGGTAATTAACGGAATAAAAGTACCCATAATTGGTAATATCTGT